One genomic segment of Rhinopithecus roxellana isolate Shanxi Qingling chromosome 6, ASM756505v1, whole genome shotgun sequence includes these proteins:
- the C6H7orf57 gene encoding uncharacterized protein C7orf57 homolog isoform X3: MPDYMVHEEFNPDQANGSYASRRGPFDFDVKTVWQREAEELEKEKKKLRLPAIDSKYLSKADTQLGPKDPTGSRLSFPPINGYKDEWLQQQRADSGKRTPKISRASVSSQSPRDPEGPQDAARLQDGEAPEGPEDAPESSQSPEESVSASTPAELK; this comes from the exons ATGCCGGATTACATGGTTCATGAAGAATTTAACCCCGATCAGGCCAATGGTAGCTATGCATCCAGAAGAGGGCCCTTCGACTTCGACgtgaaaacagtttggcaaaGAGAGGCTGAAGAacttgaaaaggagaaaaaaaag CTGAGGCTACCGGCCATTGACTCAAAGTATCTGAGCAAAGCAGACACCCAACTTGGCCCTAAGGACCCTACAGGAAGTAGACTGTCCTTCCCCCCCAT CAATGGTTATAAGGATGAGTGGTTGCAGCAGCAGCGAGCTGACTCAGGCAAGAGGACCCCGAAGATTTCCAGGGCGTCAGTGTCATCTCAGTCCCCACGAGACCCAGAAGGTCCCCAGGATGCAGCGAGGCTCCAGGACGGAGAGGCTCCTGAAGGTCCTGAGGATGCCCCAG AGTCTTCTCAAA GCCCAGAAGAATCTGTATCTGCATCAACACCAGCAGAGCTCAAATAA
- the C6H7orf57 gene encoding uncharacterized protein C7orf57 homolog isoform X1: protein MRNTSKELQGATHRYAPCDWYYHVPVKRSEKAVDAPPASQIPGLSNLGDSHSRDLPGTRRYWIKETDSEYVKLAKQGGRPDLLKHFAPGTRKGSPVAYSLPDWYIHHSKPPTANQQEVRAVSMPDYMVHEEFNPDQANGSYASRRGPFDFDVKTVWQREAEELEKEKKKLRLPAIDSKYLSKADTQLGPKDPTGSRLSFPPINGYKDEWLQQQRADSGKRTPKISRASVSSQSPRDPEGPQDAARLQDGEAPEGPEDAPESSQSPEESVSASTPAELK from the exons ATTGGTATTACCATGTTCCAGTGAAGCGCTCTGAGAAGGCCGTGGATGCTCCACCAGCGTCCCAGATCCCAggtctcagcaatttgggagactcaCACAGCAGGGACCTGCCTGGGACTCGGAGATACTGGATAAAAGAAACAGATTCGGAATATGTGAAGCTGGCGAAACAAGGTGGCAGGCCTG attTGTTGAAGCACTTTGCCCCTGGGACCAGGAAAGGCTCCCCGGTGGCCTACTCCCTGCCAGACTGGTATATCCACCACAGCAAGCCACCGACAGCCAACCAGCAAGA AGTGCGGGCTGTCTCCATGCCGGATTACATGGTTCATGAAGAATTTAACCCCGATCAGGCCAATGGTAGCTATGCATCCAGAAGAGGGCCCTTCGACTTCGACgtgaaaacagtttggcaaaGAGAGGCTGAAGAacttgaaaaggagaaaaaaaag CTGAGGCTACCGGCCATTGACTCAAAGTATCTGAGCAAAGCAGACACCCAACTTGGCCCTAAGGACCCTACAGGAAGTAGACTGTCCTTCCCCCCCAT CAATGGTTATAAGGATGAGTGGTTGCAGCAGCAGCGAGCTGACTCAGGCAAGAGGACCCCGAAGATTTCCAGGGCGTCAGTGTCATCTCAGTCCCCACGAGACCCAGAAGGTCCCCAGGATGCAGCGAGGCTCCAGGACGGAGAGGCTCCTGAAGGTCCTGAGGATGCCCCAG AGTCTTCTCAAA GCCCAGAAGAATCTGTATCTGCATCAACACCAGCAGAGCTCAAATAA
- the C6H7orf57 gene encoding uncharacterized protein C7orf57 homolog isoform X2: MRNTSKELQGATHRYAPCDWYYHVPVKRSEKAVDAPPASQIPGLSNLGDSHSRDLPGTRRYWIKETDSEYVKLAKQGGRPDLLKHFAPGTRKGSPVAYSLPDWYIHHSKPPTANQQEVRAVSMPDYMVHEEFNPDQANGSYASRRGPFDFDVKTVWQREAEELEKEKKKLRLPAIDSKYLSKADTQLGPKDPTGSRLSFPPMPGQKNSSPTNFSKLISNGYKDEWLQQQRADSGKRTPKISRASVSSQSPRDPEGPQDAARLQDGEAPEGPEDAPESSQSPEESVSASTPAELK, from the exons ATTGGTATTACCATGTTCCAGTGAAGCGCTCTGAGAAGGCCGTGGATGCTCCACCAGCGTCCCAGATCCCAggtctcagcaatttgggagactcaCACAGCAGGGACCTGCCTGGGACTCGGAGATACTGGATAAAAGAAACAGATTCGGAATATGTGAAGCTGGCGAAACAAGGTGGCAGGCCTG attTGTTGAAGCACTTTGCCCCTGGGACCAGGAAAGGCTCCCCGGTGGCCTACTCCCTGCCAGACTGGTATATCCACCACAGCAAGCCACCGACAGCCAACCAGCAAGA AGTGCGGGCTGTCTCCATGCCGGATTACATGGTTCATGAAGAATTTAACCCCGATCAGGCCAATGGTAGCTATGCATCCAGAAGAGGGCCCTTCGACTTCGACgtgaaaacagtttggcaaaGAGAGGCTGAAGAacttgaaaaggagaaaaaaaag CTGAGGCTACCGGCCATTGACTCAAAGTATCTGAGCAAAGCAGACACCCAACTTGGCCCTAAGGACCCTACAGGAAGTAGACTGTCCTTCCCCCCCAT GCCTGGTCAAAAAAACAGTTCACCTACCAATTTTTCCAAACTCATTAGCAATGGTTATAAGGATGAGTGGTTGCAGCAGCAGCGAGCTGACTCAGGCAAGAGGACCCCGAAGATTTCCAGGGCGTCAGTGTCATCTCAGTCCCCACGAGACCCAGAAGGTCCCCAGGATGCAGCGAGGCTCCAGGACGGAGAGGCTCCTGAAGGTCCTGAGGATGCCCCAG AGTCTTCTCAAA GCCCAGAAGAATCTGTATCTGCATCAACACCAGCAGAGCTCAAATAA
- the C6H7orf57 gene encoding uncharacterized protein C7orf57 homolog isoform X4: MPDYMVHEEFNPDQANGSYASRRGPFDFDVKTVWQREAEELEKEKKKLRLPAIDSKYLSKADTQLGPKDPTGSRLSFPPINGYKDEWLQQQRADSGKRTPKISRASVSSQSPRDPEGPQDAARLQDGEAPEGPEDAPGPEESVSASTPAELK, translated from the exons ATGCCGGATTACATGGTTCATGAAGAATTTAACCCCGATCAGGCCAATGGTAGCTATGCATCCAGAAGAGGGCCCTTCGACTTCGACgtgaaaacagtttggcaaaGAGAGGCTGAAGAacttgaaaaggagaaaaaaaag CTGAGGCTACCGGCCATTGACTCAAAGTATCTGAGCAAAGCAGACACCCAACTTGGCCCTAAGGACCCTACAGGAAGTAGACTGTCCTTCCCCCCCAT CAATGGTTATAAGGATGAGTGGTTGCAGCAGCAGCGAGCTGACTCAGGCAAGAGGACCCCGAAGATTTCCAGGGCGTCAGTGTCATCTCAGTCCCCACGAGACCCAGAAGGTCCCCAGGATGCAGCGAGGCTCCAGGACGGAGAGGCTCCTGAAGGTCCTGAGGATGCCCCAG GCCCAGAAGAATCTGTATCTGCATCAACACCAGCAGAGCTCAAATAA